The following coding sequences are from one Oncorhynchus clarkii lewisi isolate Uvic-CL-2024 chromosome 20, UVic_Ocla_1.0, whole genome shotgun sequence window:
- the LOC139375881 gene encoding receptor-interacting serine/threonine-protein kinase 2-like, whose amino-acid sequence MEQQHTGCVNLCSLTSTLPVIPYQKLTDLHYLSKGGFGTVFKAQHCDWRTTVAIKCLKLDSPVGERERNCLLKEAEVLHKARFNYIIQIFGVCNEPEFFCIVTEYMSNGSLDQLLHEKTVYPLLAWSLRLRVLYEIALGVNFLHNMTPPLLHHDLKTQNILLDGEFHVKIADFGLSKWRQLSISKGSGSKPPEMGGTVIYMPPEAYEPSKSRRADAKHDMYSYAIIMWEVLARRIPFEEATNPMQIMFSVLRGARPETGLDCLPGDIPSRETLINLMTFGWTANPDERQSFLQCVMELEPMLRRFDEINVLEAVLEVKKSKLMRRASCYSATPVVCERGREEEKSLNILKNNPSPWPGSSTSGSGSCSSQDTDISQPSSLTSTNAPPSKEVSPSLFMPHTLEPPQPLREQSPGDNNLNNYPQSARPLDELNIPLKPDLPETECVTYLDNLTLKPQPYQPQPDFNPSSDPPDLTLGPVARWIAVRREDIVSQMTEACLNQSLDALLARSLLMLEDYELVVNRATRTAKVRQLLDTCHRHSEDFCRVVVRKLQDNKQMGLQPYPPELSSPVAVPSPSAPPLSVSYNNPRKY is encoded by the exons ATGGAGCAGCAGCACACGGGCTGTGTGAACCTTTGTAGTCTCACGAGCACTCTACCGGTGATCCCCTATCAAAAGCTGACGGACTTGCATTACCTGAGTAAAGGTGGGTTCGGAACCGTGTTCAAGGCACAGCATTGCGATTGGCGGACCACCGTTGCCATCAAGTGTCTGAAATTGGATTCGCCTGTTGGCGAAAG GGAGAGGAATTGCCTACTGAAGGAGGCGGAGGTGCTTCACAAGGCCAGGTTCAACTACATCATCCAAATCTTTGGCGTGTGCAACGAGCCTGAGTTCTTCTGCATCGTCACTGAGTACATGAGCAATGGCTCTCTGGATCAGCTGCTTCACGAG AAGACAGTGTACCCCCTGCTGGCCTGGTCGTTGAGGCTGCGTGTCCTGTACGAGATAGCTCTAGGGGTTAACTTCCTACACAACATGACCCCACCCCTCCTGCACCACGACCTCAAAACGCAGAACATTCTGCTCGACGGAGAGTTTCAtgtcaag ATAGCAGATTTTGGCCTGTCTAAGTGGCGTCAGCTGTCTATCAGTAAAGGCTCAGGATCCAAGCCACCTGAGATGGGGGGCACCGTCATCTACATGCCACCCGAAGCTTACGAACCCTCCAAGAGCCGCAGGGCAGACGCCAAACACGACATGTACAG TTATGCAATCATTATGTGGGAGGTGCTGGCCAGGAGGATACCATTTGAAG AGGCGACCAACCCCATGCAGATCATGTTCAGCGTGCTGCGGGGGGCACGTCCGGAAACAGGCCTGGACTGTCTGCCAGGGGACATCCCCAGCAGGGAGACACTCATCAACCTCATGACTTTCGGCTGGACCGCTAACCCCGACGAACGGCAATCCTTCCTCC AGTGTGTGATGGAGCTGGAGCCAATGCTGAGGAGGTTCGATGAAATCAACGTCCTGGAGGCCGTGCTGGAGGTCAAGAAGTCAAAG ctgatgAGGCGGGCAAGCTGTTACTCTGCCACACCTGTGgtgtgtgagagggggagggaagaggagaagtcTCTGAACATTCTGAAGAACAACCCCAGTCCCTGGCCA GGAAGCTCCACCTCTGGCTCTGGGTCTTGCTCCTCCCAGGACACGGACATCTCCCAACCAAGCTCCCTCACTAGCACCAATGCTCCGCCTTCTAAAG AAGTGTCCCCCTCGTTGTTCATGCCCCACACACTGGAGCCTCCGCAGCCCCTCAGAGAGCAGAGCCCGGGGGACAACAACCTCAACAACTACCCCCAGAGCGCCAGGCCCCTGGATGAGCTCAACATTCCCCTCAAACCAGATCTGCCTGAAACAGAGTGTGTGACATACCTGGACAACCTCACCCTGAAGCCACAGCCATACCAACCCCAGCCAG ACTTCAACCCATCTTCGGATCCCCCCGACCTAACGCTGGGCCCTGTGGCGCGCTGGATCGCAGTGCGGCGCGAGGATATCGTTTCCCAGATGACGGAGGCCTGTCTGAACCAGAGCCTGGATGCCCTGCTGGCTCGCTCTCTCCTGATGCTCGAGGACTATGAGCTGGTGGTGAACCGGGCCACGCGTACCGCCAAGGTCCGCCAGCTCCTTGACACCTGCCACCGCCACAGCGAGGACTTCTGCCGCGTGGTGGTCCGCAAGCTCCAGGACAACAAGCAAATGGGCCTGCAGCCGTACCCCCCAGAGCTCAGCTCCCCTGTGGCCGTGCCAAGCCCCAGCGCACCCCCACTCTCTGTGTCCTACAACAACCCTAGGAAATACTAG